The following is a genomic window from Brachionichthys hirsutus isolate HB-005 chromosome 10, CSIRO-AGI_Bhir_v1, whole genome shotgun sequence.
CTTGACTGGTTGAGGCTTGGGCCAGTAAGTTTGGACAAACGCTCATCTTTTTTCCCGACACAAGTGATCGAGAGCGTGTAAATGCATATCCTCTAGGcaacatacaaaaaaatacaagcaCTCTGTTTTGTCACTCATCCTTTGATAACACACAAGTATCCATTTTGTCATGAATAAGTCGATGCACATGAACTGAATCCAAGTTTGCTATGACAGAATGGTTAAGACTACAGGAGGATTTCTTTAAATTAAAGAATGACTAGATCAAAACGCACCTGATTCTGCAATCCAGAGTAACAACAGGGACGGTGCCGTGTTGGTGTGTCTATGGttgagttaaaaataaaaacatggagGTCATCAGGATTTCATACATTAGAATGTTCTCTAGTTTATTAGCTCGTTTAATCCGCCTGATTACAAATGGTTTATTGGCATGATCGTGTGCCCGATGCGGAAAAAGGTCACGAGCAACAATCCAGAAAACGACAGCGCGTCACAAAGTGGCATTTACCCCAGTATGTTCCACCTTTAATACAAAAACGAGGACTTGTAGTGTGAATGTAAGAAGTTGAAGTCATGTTGCTGACGAGTCGTTGGGGAAAGTCTTTCTCATTTCACAGTCGAGCTCCACAGAAACTCAGATTCACGATTCTCTGAATTTATTTCATCTCCTGTGTTCAACCGATTTAAGTCCCTTCTCCGTGTGAATGAACGACAGCGACAAAAGGGAAGGCGGCTTTCGACTGCTGCGTACGTGCGACGCAGATTTCAATACTGGACTGTAGGCGAGTAAACTTGGAGCAAACCGCTCCGTTATCGGCACCAAAATGCTTTTATACTGACTTTTACTGACTTGCGCCGCTGCCTGCAGGCACGAGTTGATCATATAACGCTCCGACTGCCCTAAAGGTGCGCTTCACACCTGTAGTTTGGTTCTTGCGGTCAGAATAAGAGTTGATTTCTGGGTGCTGGCTCACTGTTGTCGATCTGCATCATATCAGTTTGCTATGTGGAACTCGTTTCATCCGCTCATGAAGAACTGCTAAAATAAACGATGGATCCACACACATCTGACTTCACTCATTTTCAAGATGCTCCATTTCAGTGTCATCAGTTGTAATTGACTGCAATCTTTCCATACAAATGAGATCAATTAAAAATTTGATTTTCTTTACAATTCACAGTAACTTTTAACCAAGGATAAATCTGTGCTTTGTTTTCATACCACGCACACATCAAAGCACTCTTTCAACAGACCGCAATTCAAGGGTTTTGCACACGCCAAACTGAACCAGGCAGAAAGTATACATTCTAGTTTGTTTGGACCAAACGTACTGAAAGCGCCCGAAAACAGTGCCTTATTTCACCAGGGGCagatcaaacaggaagcagttcttTGTAGCATTTTCTCTTCACTCGGGCAGCTTAGGTGTTTTCCACATTTAGTCGTGCAAACCGACTTTAAACTGGTTATTAATCATCCCAAAGTGTGTTCCATTAAAATGCAGCATCAGTGAATATTGAACCAACAAATGCTGCAATCCAAATACAAGAAATATTTAACTGCAGCCttttccccccccctttcttaATGAGGCTGTAATCAAGTGTGTAATGATGCCTTTCAAGAAGATAAATCCGGGGAATCGTTATCAGGCAGACCGAGGGGTACAATTAAAAACCACTTTGGGTAAAACCACACAACGCGACTTGCAGGCTCAGGGGTGTTTGATCGGTTTCGCTCCGAGGCTCATAAGCGGTGTGCTGgtataaatcccccccccccccccccccccaaagcatgACAGAATGACTAAAGGAGAAGGGACGATGCTGTCGAGGCGATGGAAGCGCTTGTGTTCCTCAGCTCTCGTCGTCAGGATGGGACTGCTCCAACAGTCGAACGTGGGTGAAGGGGAAGTGGCCCCGCTTCCCTTTGCACTCACCCTCCCACTGGCCGTTCACGTTGATCTTGGTCACTTTGACCGTGTCTCCGACCTGACGGACGACAAGGAAGAGATTAATGCAGGGATTAATCAATAACGGCAGCCGCTCAGATTATATTTAGGCCACTGAATGAAAACAACGACAAAAACGTAGACAAATCGACTGAATCCCTCAGCTGGACGAGAGCAGAGCTCCAAACGGGTATTTAGGGAACATGTCGGACTTTGtttaaagtgggggggggggagcaatcTGATGAACCCATTTTAATTCACAAATCAATTTTCTTCCGATCCCAGTTTGCTGTGGGTTAGGGGCGGGATACATCCTGAATGCATTGCCAACATATTCAGACAAGACACAGGAAGCAATCGACTCCCACGTCAATGAAACACACAGATCTCCAAGCGGACCTGCCAACAGTCTGGACGGCTGCGTTTCAGTCTGCTTCATCTCTCACAGACGAGTGCACGTGTACTATCCACCGTCATGGCGCCCGTTGGAGAACACTCAAATAAACTGGCTGCTTAAGAGAACGCCGCCGACAGCTGAGGAATGCAAGCGCTGGCCGTGTTTAACAATGGTACCAAACCGGAGCTTGAACAGGAGCAGACTACGGACATCAATGCGAAGTTTATTTCAGCTTTAGCTTCTGAAactcttcttctgcagcattCCATTAAACTGAGGACGCATGTTAAAATTACTTTAGCACGATAACCAGTCAGAAGTTACCGCTAGCCATTTGggatgtataaaaaaaacccgtAGATTGGTGACGACGTAACTCCTTAAGTATTTGAGGCTAGTCTCAATAGCCATCAACATGTTTGACGGTTAAGATAATAAAACTGCATGTActgtttgcattttattgacGAATCTAACAGTTAATCTATTTGGGCTTATTAAacaactgaaaacaatttgCTGCGGTGAAGAATGCACAATCCaacacacacattgacagacGACGTGTGCATAAAGAGAGGCCTCTGTAAAGGATCCGTGCACGTCTTTCTCCATAGAGCCAAAGAGTAAAGATACTCTTTGTGTATATCCACATGCATGAGTACACCATTAATACGCAGGACAATCTACACTGCCTCAGCTGAGACCGAAAGAAGAACACAGAGGCGAGAGCAGCCGACAGTGAACACAAGGACGGCCTTGGGAGCGAGTGGTGGGCGGGACCGCTACCTCGAGAGCGAGTGCCGTCTTGTCGTAGGCATTGGGCACCCTCTTCTGAATGGCTCGAGCATAGACGGGCCCATTCTGGAGGTTGGGGAGCTGGGCATTGACCACAGGTTGGGCATACTGGCCAGGGTCACCCAGAGGATTGGCCTGAGGGGCTCCTGTTCCGTCTGTGCTTCCTGCTGGCCCCCCAGCATGGCCTCCCTGTCCGGCCCCAGCAAGCGGGGGGCCTAGGCCAGCAGCGGTGGGCGAGGCAGGCCGGTACTTCTCCACGTAGGGCACAGGGATCATTCCGGCTCGGCCGTCCTGGTTTGCGGCATTCCACCACTGCTCTTCAGGCTTCTCCAGCACACGCAAAATGTCCCCCTTGCGAAAGGGGAGGTCCTCCTCATCGTTGCCCGGGAAATCAAATATTGCCCGTACGAACTCGGCCTCCTCCGGCTGCTGCGGGACGCCAGCGGACGAGCTGACAAAGCCCGTGTGCCTGGCTTTGCTTACGGGCTCTATGAGCGTGGTGGTGTCCAGGTAGTGGATCTTATAAAACTCCAGCAGAGCTGGCAGCGCCTCAAACTCCTGCTCTCCAATCAGAAACCGTGGACCGACCATACCTGGCAGAGGAAAGGTGATGGTTAGTTTGCGATAGAGACAGAAATAAAGCCATATCCGCTGATGTCTCCGGACCGATCTAATTTAGTGGCAGCAGTCCCTTGGTTAGCTTTAACTTAGAATTCACAAAATAAGCAAAAAAGATGAAATGTTCACTTAAAGATGTAGCTACATTATAGATATGTTTAACAGATTCATTTGtcgaaaaaaataaaataaataaaataacccaGAAGAAACAACGCGGCAAAATCTCTCCAGGCTAACAACCTCTTATCCCACATCTATTTGGGTACACATGCCCGGACACGTTTTATTCAGCACGTTGAAATATGTAAAAGTACAATGTTGCACAAACAATTGTTTGCAATCCATCGGTATAAATTTCTTGATTGATTTAGAGAAATGCAGTTGCTCTGTTCCCATTTAAATTTTGGCTCTACATTTTATTCTCAACCAGATAACTGCCCAAACACTGGGTCGTGGTTTAACACATCATTGTGCATCGTGGTTGTTGTGCACCAATCATTTCAAGTCAGGAACTGGGCTTGAATTCCCATCTGATATCCAAACACACCCAAGGTTTGTGGGATTTATACAACACATTGGgaccatttttcattttcaataatCAAAATATTATCATTGATCTGGTGATTACTATCTCTTTTAATGATAGATTGGGAAACACATTGCTCTTATCAGGATGGGCCCTAACTTAGTCCTACCGTGTATCAGTTAGATGTGGGTCATGTTCTATATGTGATTAGTACAAAGCGTACAGAAATAAAGAAGCTAAAAGTGTTTGTACAACCTACATATCGTAAAGCGTGCATGAACATTTCTACTTGGCATCGCTTGATGCTCATCATAGAAATATCTATATAGAAATCCACATTTAAAAAACGATCCAATGCCAAGACAGGCCAGAAAGGACTACATACAGCACGGGCAGACCTGCGAGCAGGGACCCACACAGCAGGGCAGGTTCACAGACATTCCAGAGAGGCCAGTCTGACCAGTCATCCTCCCAGGTGTGACAGCCTAGCTTCCCCATATCACTCAAtccctgcagcagcatcaaCCCTGCCCTCTCCCAGAACtccacctgacccccccccccccccccgttagggACGAGCCTTAACACAAGACTCCAAAACTCGCAGGTTGACTACTCTTTTGTCTGACCGATTATTTAGAGCGTCGCGCTCCACACCGAACTCAATTTGAAAAGTGCTGTGCTTAAATTGAAGTTGCCCAGCCGCACGAACTCTGAAACGTTATCACTTTACTTTAATAAACCTTGAAATGTCTAGGCTTAGCAGATACATCCGGTATCAGCGTGTATAAAGCAATACATTTGTAATGCTGCAAAGTTTTAAGCTACACACAGCAGCGTTAGCTAAGCATTTAGCTAACGCTTACACGATTTATCAAACGCTGGGCGGCAACGCGAACTGCGAACCACATGCGAAAGCTTGAATTTTCGTTAAAAAATAGCAATACTACATCAATATATTGTTGACGAATTGGGGAAAACATTTCGCAAAAAGAGAAGATACTTATATATCCGTGATTTAGGACGTTTATATTTAGGAATGTACCTAAACGGCGTTGAATCAAACAATTCGTGAAGGGGCTTCGGTTGCTGCTCGACAAGAACGGGACCGAACGTTAGCAAATTAGCATTAAAATGAGAGCATGCATCGTAGTGTCACCGTTGGGTGAACATGAAGGGCAGACTCGCAAACAAGTCAACGTTACCTGCGCCAGGCGGCTGGTTGCTACTGATGCTGGTGATAATATAATGGGACACTTTGGAGCTCTCTGAAACGGACAGCACGTAGTCCCCCGGGCTGGTAATGGAGTCCCTCACCAAGAAAACGCCATGTCTCTGACCCTGTAGAAGAGAAACTGCCTCCTGGCGGCTCAGTCTTCCCCAGAACCAGCTAGCGCGGTCTTCGGCATCAAAATTACCCGCCATGGTTGTGAAATCCTTACCGAGGCTTGAGgcctttcccctccttcgccTCTTCCTATCCACAACTCATACAAAAACTTTGGATGACTGACGCTGGCACCTTAAAAGCGGTATAATAAACAGTTTTATCGGCCTCTGTCAGGTATGACGAGGCGAATACGATGAGGGAAAAGCTGCTGTCCCACAAAACCCCAGCGGCAAGCAGCGCGAACGTTTAAATACCTACAAAATAATAAACCGTGCAACAAGAAACTCCGGACTGAAATGGCGGATCTAGGGAAAAGTTGACCTCACCTACCGGAAGGGAAGCTAGTCAACGGGAAGCGCTGCGTTCAGGGGCCCTGGGAAATATTGTCGAAATCGTCACTTCGTCTCAATTTGAAATTAGATGTGGAATATTGACATATGCGAATAAAACAAAGTATGAATCCTGTCAAATAAAAGTTTGACAGGAAAAGTTGAGTTTAAAGTTAAGGATGCTTAATTAAAAATTATTCATCTTTTTaggtttaaaagaaaaagatggcACACATACGCAGACTGTAATGGAAATTGGAAAAATTCTGCATACTCTTGCAATATATCTCAGATGATGAGTTTCCACAAGATAACTTATTCTGAGATAATAGAAttctgaaaatgtgattttcctgatttattgaaatattttgcccaaatttctttatttttatttttatttttaaatcattgtGGATTGTAGAAGAATATCAACTTTAAAACTTGGGTTGGATGTCATTATTGTTTCTATTTAAAGGATGAATTTTGACAACATTAACAATACAAGATTAAATGGATATTTTCATGAAGActaatatttgtacatttttaccTTAACCAGGAGTTATTGTAGCTTCGGCAGCATCTGCGCTGTATGGTGGCAGCAGTAATAGGGTCCATATGCCACAGTTATTAAAGCAAAATTGTGATGTGAGCAATGGGTGcctgtgctcttttttttccccctaaataaatgaaacagttAAACATCAAGGTCCTTTTGCATTGGATTGATTTTACCAGTAGATGGCAAGCTACACTGCTTTAATGAGACCTTTAACTAGCAGAAagcctttttttaatgattgcTGTTTGCCAACAGGATCAAACTTAACCTCGATTTATAGGTGCAACAAATTGTTAtattttgtctgtttcttcCCCCAAATGGAAGTCACTTTAATTATGAATTAATTTGcagattattttttacattaatcAATTAATCGATTTGCTTACAACAAATCAGTAAATAATAAGGTCAACTACTGTCCAACTTTCACCAACATTTTACACTGAGAATCCTGAATTTAGCtcctgaaaatgacattttataaaACACTCCTACATGCCCATTTAACAAATTTGAATTATTTTCATCTGAACTCCACCAT
Proteins encoded in this region:
- the LOC137900726 gene encoding adapter molecule crk-like; translation: MAGNFDAEDRASWFWGRLSRQEAVSLLQGQRHGVFLVRDSITSPGDYVLSVSESSKVSHYIITSISSNQPPGAGMVGPRFLIGEQEFEALPALLEFYKIHYLDTTTLIEPVSKARHTGFVSSSAGVPQQPEEAEFVRAIFDFPGNDEEDLPFRKGDILRVLEKPEEQWWNAANQDGRAGMIPVPYVEKYRPASPTAAGLGPPLAGAGQGGHAGGPAGSTDGTGAPQANPLGDPGQYAQPVVNAQLPNLQNGPVYARAIQKRVPNAYDKTALALEVGDTVKVTKINVNGQWEGECKGKRGHFPFTHVRLLEQSHPDDES